From Pseudomonas sp. AN-1:
CCGCGGTGTAGCGGGTCTGCCCGGCGGCCAGCGCCGCCTGGCCGGCGCGCACGATGGGCTCGGCGGTGGCGAAGTCCGGCTCGCCGATCTCCAGGTGGATGACGTCGTGGCCGGCGGCCTGCAGCTCGTTGGCGCGCGCCAGCAGGGCCATGACGTGGAAGGGTTCGATGGCGCGACTGCGCGCGCTGTAGGACGGAGCCATGCGGCCCTCCTCGATAGGGCAAAAGCGGATTCTAGCCAACTGTCACACGCCGTGGCAGAGCGTGTGCGCCCCGGACTGGCATCCACCCGGCGATTCTGGTAGGTTCGCCCGCTTGCAACCGCAGGGACGGCTAAAATGCCGCTGATGGACACAACCTGCGCACGGGATCAGCGAACGTGAGAGGCGGACAGATCATGCCGACCAATACCCAAGACAAAAGCACCCAGATCCGCAGCTTCGAGCCCTACCAGGAGACTCCCGGCGAGGAGTACATGGGCGACAAGATGCGCGCCCACTTCGTCGGCATCCTCAACGGCTGGAAGAAGCAGCTGATGGAGGAAGTCGACCGCACCGTGCACCACATGCAGGACGAGGCCGCCAACTTCCCCGATCCGGCCGACCGCGCCAGCCAGGAAGAGGAGTTCAGCCTGGAGCTGCGCACCCGCGACCGCGAGCGCAAGCTGATCAAGAAGATCGACGAGACCCTGCAGCTGATCGAGGACAACGAGTACGGCTGGTGCGACTCCTGCGGTGTCGAGATCGGTATCCGCCGTCTCGAGGCGCGGCCGACCGCCACCCTGTGCATCGACTGCAAGACCCTCGCCGAGATCAAGGAAAAGCAGCTGGGTTCCTGACCCGCGACGGGGCGCCACGGCGCCCCGTGCTGTTTCCGGCCCCTGCCGACCCGCGCGGCACGGGCCGCTGTCGCTCCGCCCTGCCAGCCGAATGCCCGCCGATGAGCCCAGCCACCGCCTACACCGGCCGCTTCGCCCCCACGCCCAGCGGCTACCTGCACTTCGGCTCGCTGGTCGCCGCCCTCGCCTCCTGGCTCGACGCCCGCGCCGCCGGCGGCCGCTGGCTGCTGCGCATGGAGGACCTCGATCCGCCGCGCGAGGTGCCCGGCGCCCAGGACGCCATCCTGCGCACCCTGGAGACCTACGGCTTCGAATGGGACGGTCCGGTGGAACGGCAGAGCGACCGCCACGGCGCCTACGCCGCCGCGGTGGCCGACCTGCTGGACCGCGGCCTGGCCTATCCGTGCAACTGCTCGCGCAAGCAGCTCGAAGGCCACGCCATCTACCCCGGCACCTGCCGCGATGCCGCTCGGCCGCTGGCGGACGCCGCGATCCGCCTGCGCGTGCCGGATGCCGAGTACCGCTTCGTCGACCGCGTGCAGGGCGCATATGCGCAGAACCTGGCCCGCGAGGTCGGCGACTTCATCATCCGCCGCCGCGACGGCCTGTACGCCTACCAGCTGGCGGTGGTGCTCGACGACGCCTGGCAGGGCGTCACCGACATCGTGCGCGGCGCCGACCTGCTCGACTCCACCCCGCGCCAGCTGTACCTGCAGGAACTGCTCGGCCTGCCGCAGCCGCGCTACCTGCACATCCCCCTGCTGCTGCAGCCCGACGGCCACAAGCTCGGCAAGTCCTACCGCTCGCCACCGCTGCCCGCCGACCAGGCGCCCGCCCTGCTCGCCCGCGCCCTGCGCGCCCTCGGCCAGCAGCCGCCGGCAGGACTGGAGCAGGGCAGCGCCGCCGAGGTGCTGGCCTGGGGCGTACGCCACTGGCGGCCTGACGCCATCCCGCGCCGGACCGGCCTCGCCGAAGCACAGCTGCACTGACGGCGCAACCCGACCGTTACCGGCTTCTGCTTCTCCCGCACCTCCGTTACCATCCGGGCATCCCAAGACGAGGCACCTCATGTATATCTACCGGCTGGTCCTGCTCCTGGTGGTGGGGATCTACCTGTTCTCCCCGGCCATCATGGACTGGTGGATCGACCCCAACGGCGCCTGGTACCGGCCGTACATGCTCTGGCTGATCCTGATCGTCGTCACCTTCATCCTCCAGAGCCAGCGCGATGCCGACGAGCTTTGACGTTTCCCATCTGCTGCTGATCAGCTCGGTCTATCTGGTGGTGCTGTTCGGCCTCGCCTGGCTGACCGAACGCAGCCCCTTGCCGCGCGCGCTGGTACGCCACCCGCTGGTCTACACCCTGTCGCTGGGCGTGTACGCCAGCGCCTGGGCGTTCTACGGCGCGGTGGGCCTGGCCTACCAGTACGGCTACGGCTTCCTGGCCATCTACCTGGGCCTGTCCGGCGCCTTCCTGCTCGCCCCGGTGCTGCTCTACCCGATCCTGCGCCTGACCCGCACCTACCAGCTGTCCTCGCTGGCCGACCTGTTCGCCTTCCGCTTCCGCAGCACCTGGGCCGGCACCCTGACCACCCTGTTCATGCTGGTGGCCGTGCTGCCCCTCCTCGCCCTGCAGATCCAGGCGGTCGCCGACAGCATCGGCATCATCACCGGCGAGCGCGTGCAGACCCGCGTGGCGCTGGGCTTCTGCGCATTGATCACGCTGTTCACCATCCTCTTCGGCTCGCGCCGCATCGCCACCCGCGAGCGCCACGAGGGCCTGGTGCTGGCCATCGCCTTCGAGTCGCTGGTCAAGCTGTGCGCGATGACCGCCATCGGCCTGTACGCCCTGTTCGGCGTGTTCGGCGGCCCGGCCGGCCTCGAGCAGTGGCTGCTGCAGAACCAGCAGGCGCTGACCACCCTGCACACGCCGCTGCAGGAAGGCCCCTGGCGCACCCTGCTGCTGGTGTTCTTCGCCGCCGCCATCGTCATGCCGCACATGTTCCACATGGCCTTCGCCGAGAACCTCAACCCGCGCGCGCTGGTCAGCGCCAGCTGGGCGCTGCCGCTGTTCCTGCTGCTGATGAGCCTGGCGGTGCCGCCGATCCTGTGGGCCGGCCTCAAGCTCGGCGTCGCCACCAGCCCGGAATACTTCACCCTCGGCATCGGCATCGACGTCGGCAACCCCTGGCTGGTGCTCGCCGCCTACATCGGCGGGCTGTCCGCCTCCAGCGGACTGCTCATCGTGGTCACCCTGGCGCTGTCGGGCATGGTGCTCAACCACGTGGTGCTGCCGCTGTACCAGCCCCCGGCCGAGGGCAACATCTACCGCTGGCTGAAGTGGACCCGCCGTGGCCTGATCGTCGCGATCATCGCCGCCAGCTACGGCTTCTACCTGCTGATCGAGTCGGGCCAGGAGCTGTCGCACCTGGGCACCGTGTCCTTCGTCGCCACCCTGCAGTTCCTCCCCGGCGCGCTGTCGGTGCTGTACTGGCCGGCGGCCAACCGCCGCGGCTTCATCGCCGGGCTGCTGGCCGGCGCCAGCGTGTGGATCGTCAGCATGCTGCTGCCGCTGATCGGCAACCTGCCCGGCTTCTACCTGCCGCTGCTGGACTTGGTCTACGTGCTCGACGACACCAGCTGGCACCTGGCGGCGATCGCCTCGCTGGCGGTCAACGTGCTGGTGTTCACCCTGGTCTCGCTGTTCAGCGAGCCGAGCGCCGAGGAACAGGGCGCCGCCGAGACCTGCGCGGTGGACAACGTGCGCCGCCCGCAGCGCCGCGAGCTGGTCGCCGCCTCGCCGCAGGAATTCGCCGCCGAGCTGGCCAAGCCGCTCGGCGCGCGCACCGCCCAGCGCGAGGTGGAGCAGGCCCTGCGCGACCTCGGCCTGCCCTTCGACGAGCAGCGCCCCTATGCCCTGCGCCGCCTGCGCGACCGCATCGAGGCCAACCTGTCCGGGCTGATGGGGCCGAGCGTGGCCCAGGACATCGTCGAGAGCTTCCTGCCCTACAAGGCCGCCGACGACACCTATGTCACCGAGGACATCCATTTCATCGAGAGCCGCCTGGAGGACTACCAGTCGCGCCTGACCGGCCTGGCCGCCGAACTCGACGCCCTGCGCCGCTACCACCGGCAGACCCTGCAGGAGCTGCCGATGGGGGTCTGCTCGCTGGCCCAGGACCAGGAGATCCTCAAGTGGAACCGCGCCATGGAGGAACTCACCGGCATCGAGGCGCAGCGCGTGGTCGGCTCGCGCCTGGCCACCCTGCCCGAGCCCTGGTGCGGCCTGCTCACCGCCTTCAGCGAAGCGCCCGACGAGCACCTGCACAAGCAGCGCCTGGCGCTCGACGGCCAGACCCGCTGGCTCAACCTGCACAAGGCGGCCATCGACGAGCCGCTGGCCCCCGGCACCAGCGGCCTGGTGCTGCTGGTCGAGGACCTCACCGAGACCCAGCTGCTGGAGGATCGCCTGATCCACTCCGAGCGCCTGGCCTCGATCGGCCGCCTCGCCGCCGGCGTGGCCCACGAGATCGGCAATCCGGTCACCGGCATCGCCTGCCTGGCGCAGAACCTGCGGGAGGAGCGCGAAGGCGATGCCGAGATCAGCGAGACCTGCGCGCAGATCATCGAGCAGACCAAGCGCATCACCCGCATCGTCCAGTCGCTGATGAGCTTCGCCCACGCCGGCGGCCGCCAGCAGGCCAGCGAGCCGGTGTGCCTGGCCGACGTGGCGCGCGAGGCGATCGGCCTGCTGTCGCTCAACCGCGACTACGACGTGCACTACTTCAACCTGTGCGACCCGCAGCACTGGGTCGAGGGCGACCCGCAGCGCCTGGCCCAGGTGCTGATCAACCTGCTGTCCAACGCCCGCGACGCCTCGCCGCCCGGCGGCGCCATCCGCGTGCGCAGCGAGGCCGGCGCCGACAGCGTCGAGCTGATGGTCGAGGACGAGGGACCGGGCATCCCGCAGTCGATCGTCGAGCGCCTGTTCGAACCCTTCTTCACCACCAAGGACCCCGGCAAAGGGACCGGCCTGGGCCTCGCACTGGTCTATTCGATCGTCGAGGAGCATTATGGACAGATAACCATCGACAGCCCGGCAGACCCGGAACGCCAGCGCGGCACGCGCATCCGGATCAGCCTGCCGCGCTATGGCGGCCCGCTGGCTGCCGACACCCCGTGAAGCCGATGGACACTGCACGCGCAAAGCCCGGGCGGCCACCCCGCCGGAAGCCCGGCGCGCCCTCGCCAAGCCGTCTGCAGAGACCGGCACCGACAGGATCCAGACGCTTCCGAGCACGTCGCGAGAGCTGAACAGACATGGCACATATTCTCATCGTCGAAGACGAAACCATCATCCGCTCGGCGCTGCGCCGCCTGCTGGAGCGCAACCAGTACCAGGTCAGCGAGGCCGGCTCGGTGCAGGAAGCCCAGGAGCGCTACAGCATCCCCGCCTTCGACCTGGTGGTCAGCGACCTGCGCCTGCCCGGCGCCCCCGGCACCGAGCTGATCGGCCTGGCCGGCGGCACGCCGGTACTGATCATGACCAGCTATGCCAGCCTGCGCTCGGCCGTCGACTCGATGAAGCTCGGCGCCATCGACTACATCGCCAAGCCGTTCGACCACGACGAGATGCTCCAGGCGGTGGCGCGCATCCTCCGCGAGCGCCAGCAGCCGGCTGCCGCACCGGGCGCCAGCGCCCCGGCGCCCGCCGGCGACAGCGCCGAGACCGCCGGCGAGATCGGCATCATCGGCCGCTGCGCGGCGATGCAGGACCTGTTCGGCAAGATCCGCAAGGTCGCGCCGACCGACTCCACCGTGCTGATCCAGGGCGAGTCCGGCACCGGCAAGGAGCTGGTGGCGCGCGCCCTGCACAACCTGTCGCGCCGCGCCAAGGCGCCGCTGATCTCGGTGAACTGCGCGGCGATCCCCGAGACCCTGATCGAGTCGGAGCTGTTCGGCCACGAGAAGGGCGCCTTCACCGGCGCCACCGCCGGGCGCACCGGCCTGGTCGAGGCCGCCGACGGCGGCACCCTGTTCCTCGACGAGATCGGCGAGCTGCCGCTGGAGGCCCAGGCGCGCCTGCTGCGCGTGCTGCAGGAGGGCGAGATCCGCCGGGTCGGCTCGGTGCAGTCGCAGAAGGTCGACGTGCGCCTGATCGCCGCCACCCACCGCGACCTGAAGAACCTGGCCAAGAACGGCCAGTTCCGCGAGGACCTCTACTACCGCCTGCACGTCATCTCGCTGCGCCTGCCGGCGCTGCGCGAGCGCGAGGACGACGTGCTGGACATCGCCCGCGTGTTCCTCGCGCGCCAGTGCGCACGCATGGGCCGCGAGGCCCTGCAGTTCTCGCCCGAGGCGCTGCGGGCGATCCGCCACTACAACTGGCCGGGCAACGTGCGCGAGCTGGAGAACGCCATCGAGCGCGCGGTGATCCTCTGCGAGGGCAACAGCATCCCGCTCGACCTGCTGGGCATCGACGTCGAGCTGGAGCTGGAGGACGACTTCGCCGGCGAGCTGCACAGCCTGCCGACCAGCAGCGGCAGCGAGCCGGCGGAGAACCTGTCGCTGGAGGACTACTTCCAGCACTTCGTCCTCGAGCACCAGGACCACATGACCGAGACCGAGCTGGCACGCAAGCTCGGCATCAGCCGCAAGTGCCTGTGGGAGCGCCGCCAGCGCCTGGGCATCCCGCGCCGCAAGTCGGGCGCCGCCACCGACGGCTGAGGCGTTGCCCCACTGCCGCCTGCCGGGGTGGCCGCTACCGCCCCCGCGTTCACCATCGCCGCCAGCCAGTGCTAGAATCCGCCACCATCGCGCGGGGCCGTCCCCGCTCCCGCCCTATCCCGGTACCCTGTCGCCCATGCTGAAGAAGCTGTTCCAGTCCATCCGTTCTCCCCTGCGCCGCGCCCGCGCCGTTCGCACCACGCCGGAGGTGCTCGGCAGCAGCCAGCACGCGCTGCAGCGCGAGCAGATCAGCCGCAACGCGGTGAACGTGGTCGAGCGCCTGCAGCAGGCCGGCTACCAGGCCTTCCTGGTCGGCGGCTGCGTGCGCGACCTGCTGCTGGGCATCACGCCCAAGGACTTCGACGTGGCCACCAGCGCCACTCCCGAGCAGGTGCGCGCCGAGTTCCGCAACGCACGGGTCATCGGCCGCCGCTTCAAGCTGGTGCACGTGCACTTCGGCCGCGAGATCATCGAGGTGGCCACCTTCCGCGCCCACCACCCGCAGGGCGAAGACGATGAGGACAGCGCCCAGGCTGCGCGCCACGAGAGCGGGCGCATCCTGCGCGACAACGTCTACGGCAGCCAGGAAGACGACGCCCAGCGCCGCGACTTCACCATCAACGCCCTGTACTACGACCCGGCCAGCGAGCGCATCCTCGACTACGCCCGCGGCGTGCACGACATCCGCAGCCGCCTGGTGCGCCTGATCGGCGATCCCGAGCAGCGCTACCTCGAGGACCCGGTGCGCATGCTGCGCGCGGTGCGCTTCGCCGCCAAGCTCGACTTCGACATCGAGAAGCACAGCGCCGCGCCTATCCGCCGCCTGGCGCCGCTGCTCAACGACATTCCCTCGGCGCGCCTGTTCGACGAGGTGCTCAAGCTGCTGCTGTCCGGCCAGGGCGAGCGCACCTTCGAGATGCTCTGCGACTACGGCCTGTTCGCCCCGCTGTTCCCGGCCAGCGCCGCCGCGCTGAAGGCCGAACCGGAGTACGCCGGCGCGCTGATCCGCCAGGCGCTGGCCAACACCGACGAGCGCATCCGCTTGGGCAAGCCGGTGACCCCGGCGTTCCTGTTCGCCGCCCTGCTCTGGCCGGCCCTGCCGGCACGCGCCGCGGCGCTGCAGGCGCGCGGCATGCCGGCGCTGCCGGCCCTGCAGGAAGCCGCCCACGAGGTGATCAGCGAGCAGTGCCGGCGCACCGCCATCCCCAAGCGCTTCACCCTGCCGCTGCGCGAGATCTGGGACATGCAGGAGCGCCTGCCGCGCCGCCACGGCAAGCGCGCCGACCTGCTGCTGGAGAATCCGCGCTTCCGCGCCGGCTACGACTTCCTGCTGCTGCGCGAGGAGGCCGGCGAGGAAACCGGCGGCCTCGGCGACTGGTGGACCCGCTACCAGGACGCCAGCGACAGCGAGCGCCGCGGCATGATCCGCGCCCTCAGCGAGGGCGAGGGCCGCGACAAGGCTGCGCCGCGCAAGCGCCGGCGCAGCCCGCGCAAGCGCCGCAGCGACGCGCCGAGCGGCCACGGGCAGGAGTGAGCCGGCGATGACCCGCGTCTACATCGGCCTGGGCAGCAACCTGGCCGAGCCGGTGCAGCAACTCGAGGCCGCCCTCGAAGCCCTCGGCCGCCTGCCGCAGTGCCGCCTGGCCGCGGTGTCCTCGCTGTACGCCAGCGACCCGCTCGGCCCGGCCGATCAGCCGCGCTACGTCAACGCGGTGGCGGCGCTGGACTGCGGCCTCGCCCCGCTGGAGCTGCTCGACGCCCTGCAGGCCATCGAGCGCGAGCAGGGCCGCGAGCGCAAGGCCGAGCGCTGGGGGCCGCGCACTCTGGACCTGGACATCCTGCTGTTCGGCGACCTGCAACTGGACGAGGAACGCCTGAGCGTGCCGCACTACCATATGCACGCCCGCGCCTTCGTCCTCTATCCGCTGGCGGAGATCGCCCCGGATCTGCGCCTGCCCGACGGCCAGCCGCTGCAGGCGCTGCTCGCCGACTGTCCGTTCGTCGGGCTGGAGCGCCTCGAACGGGCCAACGGGCCGAGAGCGGCGGAAAATGGCGCCGATTGACTTCACCGCCCCCCATCGGGACTATAGGCACCGTTTGCCCGCGCCCTTTTGCGGTGCACCACGAGGATTTCTTGATGGCTGATGTCACCCTCACCACTCTGCGTACGCTCAAGCAGAACGGCGAGAAGATCGTCATGCTGACCAGCTACGACGCCACCTTCGCCACCGCCGCCTGCGCCGCCGGGGTCGAGGTGCTGCTGGTCGGCGACTCGCTCGGCAACGTCCTGCAGGGTCACGACAGTACCCTGCCGGTCAGCGTCGCCGACATGGCCTACCACACTGCCTGCGTCAAGCGCGGCAACCGGGGGGCGCTGATCCTCAGCGACCTGCCGTTCATGAGCTACGCCACCCTCGAGCAGGCGCTGGAGAGCAGCGCGGCGCTGATGCGCGCCGGCGCGCACATGGTCAAGCTGGAAGGCGGCGCCTGGCTGTGCGAGACCGTGCAGCGCCTGGCCGAGAACGGTATTCCGGCCTGCGTGCACCTGGGCCTCACCCCGCAGTCGGTCAACGTGTTCGGCGGCTACAAGGTGCAGGGCCGCGACGAGGCTCGCGCCCGCGAGATGCGCGAGGCCGCCCGGGCCCTCGAGCAGGCCGGCGCCGCCATGCTGCTGCTCGAATGCGTGCCCAGCGCGCTGGCCGCCGAGATCAGCCGCGCGGCGAACATCCCGGTGATCGGCATCGGCGCCGGCGTCGACACCGACGGCCAGGTACTGGTCATCCACGACATGCTCGGCCTCAATCCGCGCCCGGCCAAGTTCGTGCGCAACTTCATGGCCGGCCAGGCCAGCATCCAGGACGCCCTGACCGCCTACACCCAGGCCGTCAAGAGCGGCCAGTTCCCCGCCCCCGAACACGGTTTCTCCGCATGATCACCGTCAAGACCGTCCGCGAACTGCGCGCCGCCGTCGCGCGCGCGCGCAGCGAAGGCAAGCGTATCGGCCTGGTGCCGACCATGGGCAACCTGCACGCCGGCCACGCCGCGCTGGTGACCAAGGCCGCCCAGCGCGCCGACTTCGTGGTCGCCAGCATCTTCGTCAACCCGCTGCAATTCGGCGCCGGCGAGGACCTCGACAAATACCCGCGCACCCTCGCCGCCGACCAGGAGAAGCTGCTCGAGGCCGGCTGCAACCTGCTGTTCGCGCCGACCGCCGAGGAGATGTACCCCGACGGCATGAGCGGGCAGACCATCGTCAGCGTGCCGGGCGTCAGCGAGGGCCTGTGCGGCGCCAGCCGGCCCGGCCACTTCGACGGCGTGGCCACGGTGGTGACCAAGCTGTTCCATATGGTCCAGCCCGACCTGGCGATCTTCGGCGAGAAGGACTTCCAGCAGCTGGCGGTGATCCGCAAGCTGGTGCGCGACCTCAACCTGCCGATCCAGATCTTCGGCGAGCCGACCGTGCGCGGCGCCGACGGCCTGGCGCTGTCATCGCGCAACGGCTATCTCGACGACGAGCAGCGCGCCGTGGCGCCGCAGCTGTACCGTACCCTCAGCGAGCTGGCCGCGGCCCTGCGTGGCGGGCAGACCGACCACGCCGCCCTGCTGGCCGAGGCCGGCGCCCAGCTGCAGAATGCCGGCTTCGTTCCGGACTACCTGGAAATCCGCAATCCGCTCACCCTGCGCCCGGCCACCTCCGCCGACCGCCAGCTGGTGATTCTGGCCGCCGCCCGCCTGGGCACCACCCGGCTGATCGACAACCTGCTCGTGGATCTCGACGCCACGGCCTGACGAGGAACCCGCCATGCACTCCATCATGCTCAAAGCCAAGCTGCACCGTGTCCAGGTGACCCACGCCGTCCTGGACTACGAAGGCTCCTGCGCCATCGACGGCGAATGGCTGGACCTGGCCGGCATCCGCGAATACGAGCAGATCCAGATCTACAACGTCGACAACGGCGAGCGCTTCACCACCTACGCGATCCGCGCCGAGGACGGCTCCAAGGTGATCTCGGTCAACGGCGCCGCCGCGCACAAGGCCGGCGTCGGCCACCGCCTGATCATCTGCACCTACGCCCAGTACAGCGAGGCCGAGCTGAGCCAGCACAAGCCGTACATGCTGTACTTCAACCCGGGCAACGAGCTCAGCCACACCAGCCACGCGATCCCCGTGCAGGTGGCCTGACCGCCTGCCGTGCAGTCCCGACAAGCCCGGACCCGCTCCGGGCTTGTCGCATTCGCCCCTAGCCGAACGAAACCCGAGTCAGTCGATGGAACACTACCTCAAGCCGCTGGATGCCACTCGTCAACCCGCCTGGCAGGCGCTGCGCGCAGAGCGCGAGCGCATGCACGACTTCAGCCTGCGCCAGGCCTTCGCCGCCGATCCGCAGCGCTTCCAGCGCTACTCGCTGAGCCAGGCCGGCCTGTTCCTCGACTACTCGAAGAACCTGATCGACGAGGACAGCCTGGCCGCCCTGCTGGCACTGGCCGAGCAGGTGAAGCTGCGCCCGGCGATCGAGGCGCTGTTCGACGGCGCCGCGGTGAACGCCTCGGAGAACCGCCCGGCGCTGCACACCGCCCTGCGCCGCCCGGTGGGCGACCGGGTGCTGGTCGATGGCGTCGACGTGATGCCGGGGGTGCACCGGGTGCTCGGGCAGATGACCGAGCTGGTGCAGCGCATCCACAACGGCCTGTGGCGCGGCTGGACCGAGAAGCCGATCACCGACGTGGTCAACATCGGCATCGGTGGCTCCTTCCTCGGCCCGCAGCTGGTCTCCGAGGCGCTGCTGCCGTTCGCCCAGCGCGGCGTGCGCTGCCACTACCTGGCCAACGTCGACGGCAGCGAGTTCCACGAGGTGACCGCCAGGCTGCGCGCGGAAACCACCCTGTTCATCGTCTCCTCGAAGTCCTTCGGCACCCTGGAGACGCTGAAGAACGCCCAGGCCGCGCGGCGCTGGGTGCTCGCCCAGGGCGCCGGCGAGGCCGACCTGCACCGCCACTTCATCGCCGTGTCCAGCAACCGCAAGGCGGCGGTCGAGTTCGGCATCGCCGAAGAGAACATCTTCCCGATGTGGGACTGGGTGGGCGGGCGCTACTCGCTGTGGTCGGCGATCGGCCTGCCGATCGCCCTGGCCATCGGCATGGGCAACTTCAAGGAACTGCTGGCCGGCGCCTACAAGATGGACCGCCACTTCCTCACCGCGCCCTTCGAAGCCAACATGCCGGTGCTGCTGGCCCTGCTCGGCGTCTGGTACGGCGACTTCTGGGGCGCGCAGAGCCACGCGATCCTGCCCTACGACCACAACCTGCGCAATTTCAACCAGCACCTGCAGCAGCTGGACATGGAATCCAACGGCAAGCGCGTGCGCCAGGACGGCAGCCCGGTGAGCTGCGGCACCGGCCCGGTGATCTGGGGCGGGGTCGGCTGCAACGGCCAGCACGCCTACCACCAGCTGCTGCACCAGGGCACCCTGATGATCCCGGCCGACTTCATCGTGCCGGTGACCAGCTACCATCCGCTGGCCGACCACCACCAGTGGCTGTTCGCCAACTGCCTGTCGCAGAGCCAGGCGCTGATGTGCGGCAAGACCCTCGCCGAGGCCGAGGCCGAGCTGCGCGCCGCCGGCCTGGCCGAGAGCGAGGTGCAGCGCCTGGCGCCGCACAAGGTGATCCCCGGCAACCGGCCGAGCAACACCATCGTCCTCGAGCGGGTCAGCCCGCAGCGTCTCGGCGCGCTGATCGCCCTCTACGAGCACAAGGTGTTCGCCCAGAGCGTGATCTGGGGCATCAACGCCTTCGACCAGTGGGGCGTCGAGCTGGGCAAGGAGCTGGGCAAGACCCTCTACGCCCGCCTCACCGGCGAGGACTCCAGCCCCGCCGAGGACGGCTCGACCCAGGGCCTGATCGACCACTTCCGCTCCCGCCACCGCGGCTGAGCCCGGGGCGGCCCGCCCGTGCGGCGGGCCGCCCTTGCGACGCTCCCCATCCGGGTCCACGCTGAAGGACATCGCGGACAGCCTTCCAGGAGCTGCGCCATGTTCGACATCCGCCCCCACCCGGTCGATGCCGCCGCCTACCGCCATGCCTGGCTGCACGCCGAGGACTACCGGCGCCTGTACCGGCAGTCCATCGACCACCCCGAGCAGTTCTGGAGCGAGCAGGCCCGCCAGTTCCTCGACTGGTTCAGGCCCTGGCGCAGCGTGCACCACGGCGACTTCGCCCGCGGCCAGGCCAGCTGGTTCAAGGGCGGCCAGCTCAACGCCGCCTACAACTGCCTGGACCGCCACCTGGCCAGCCGCGGCGAGCAGACCGCGATCATCTGGGAAGGCGACGAACCGGGACAGTCCCGCCACCTCAGCTACCGCGAGCTGCATGAGCAGGTCTGCCGGCTGGCCAATGCGCTGAAGCTGCTGGGGGTGAGGAAGGGCGACCGGGTGTGCATCTACCTGCCGATGATCCCGGCGGC
This genomic window contains:
- the folK gene encoding 2-amino-4-hydroxy-6-hydroxymethyldihydropteridine diphosphokinase, producing the protein MTRVYIGLGSNLAEPVQQLEAALEALGRLPQCRLAAVSSLYASDPLGPADQPRYVNAVAALDCGLAPLELLDALQAIEREQGRERKAERWGPRTLDLDILLFGDLQLDEERLSVPHYHMHARAFVLYPLAEIAPDLRLPDGQPLQALLADCPFVGLERLERANGPRAAENGAD
- a CDS encoding polynucleotide adenylyltransferase PcnB, producing MLKKLFQSIRSPLRRARAVRTTPEVLGSSQHALQREQISRNAVNVVERLQQAGYQAFLVGGCVRDLLLGITPKDFDVATSATPEQVRAEFRNARVIGRRFKLVHVHFGREIIEVATFRAHHPQGEDDEDSAQAARHESGRILRDNVYGSQEDDAQRRDFTINALYYDPASERILDYARGVHDIRSRLVRLIGDPEQRYLEDPVRMLRAVRFAAKLDFDIEKHSAAPIRRLAPLLNDIPSARLFDEVLKLLLSGQGERTFEMLCDYGLFAPLFPASAAALKAEPEYAGALIRQALANTDERIRLGKPVTPAFLFAALLWPALPARAAALQARGMPALPALQEAAHEVISEQCRRTAIPKRFTLPLREIWDMQERLPRRHGKRADLLLENPRFRAGYDFLLLREEAGEETGGLGDWWTRYQDASDSERRGMIRALSEGEGRDKAAPRKRRRSPRKRRSDAPSGHGQE
- a CDS encoding sigma-54 dependent transcriptional regulator, whose amino-acid sequence is MAHILIVEDETIIRSALRRLLERNQYQVSEAGSVQEAQERYSIPAFDLVVSDLRLPGAPGTELIGLAGGTPVLIMTSYASLRSAVDSMKLGAIDYIAKPFDHDEMLQAVARILRERQQPAAAPGASAPAPAGDSAETAGEIGIIGRCAAMQDLFGKIRKVAPTDSTVLIQGESGTGKELVARALHNLSRRAKAPLISVNCAAIPETLIESELFGHEKGAFTGATAGRTGLVEAADGGTLFLDEIGELPLEAQARLLRVLQEGEIRRVGSVQSQKVDVRLIAATHRDLKNLAKNGQFREDLYYRLHVISLRLPALREREDDVLDIARVFLARQCARMGREALQFSPEALRAIRHYNWPGNVRELENAIERAVILCEGNSIPLDLLGIDVELELEDDFAGELHSLPTSSGSEPAENLSLEDYFQHFVLEHQDHMTETELARKLGISRKCLWERRQRLGIPRRKSGAATDG
- the gluQRS gene encoding tRNA glutamyl-Q(34) synthetase GluQRS, producing the protein MSPATAYTGRFAPTPSGYLHFGSLVAALASWLDARAAGGRWLLRMEDLDPPREVPGAQDAILRTLETYGFEWDGPVERQSDRHGAYAAAVADLLDRGLAYPCNCSRKQLEGHAIYPGTCRDAARPLADAAIRLRVPDAEYRFVDRVQGAYAQNLAREVGDFIIRRRDGLYAYQLAVVLDDAWQGVTDIVRGADLLDSTPRQLYLQELLGLPQPRYLHIPLLLQPDGHKLGKSYRSPPLPADQAPALLARALRALGQQPPAGLEQGSAAEVLAWGVRHWRPDAIPRRTGLAEAQLH
- a CDS encoding sensor histidine kinase, giving the protein MPTSFDVSHLLLISSVYLVVLFGLAWLTERSPLPRALVRHPLVYTLSLGVYASAWAFYGAVGLAYQYGYGFLAIYLGLSGAFLLAPVLLYPILRLTRTYQLSSLADLFAFRFRSTWAGTLTTLFMLVAVLPLLALQIQAVADSIGIITGERVQTRVALGFCALITLFTILFGSRRIATRERHEGLVLAIAFESLVKLCAMTAIGLYALFGVFGGPAGLEQWLLQNQQALTTLHTPLQEGPWRTLLLVFFAAAIVMPHMFHMAFAENLNPRALVSASWALPLFLLLMSLAVPPILWAGLKLGVATSPEYFTLGIGIDVGNPWLVLAAYIGGLSASSGLLIVVTLALSGMVLNHVVLPLYQPPAEGNIYRWLKWTRRGLIVAIIAASYGFYLLIESGQELSHLGTVSFVATLQFLPGALSVLYWPAANRRGFIAGLLAGASVWIVSMLLPLIGNLPGFYLPLLDLVYVLDDTSWHLAAIASLAVNVLVFTLVSLFSEPSAEEQGAAETCAVDNVRRPQRRELVAASPQEFAAELAKPLGARTAQREVEQALRDLGLPFDEQRPYALRRLRDRIEANLSGLMGPSVAQDIVESFLPYKAADDTYVTEDIHFIESRLEDYQSRLTGLAAELDALRRYHRQTLQELPMGVCSLAQDQEILKWNRAMEELTGIEAQRVVGSRLATLPEPWCGLLTAFSEAPDEHLHKQRLALDGQTRWLNLHKAAIDEPLAPGTSGLVLLVEDLTETQLLEDRLIHSERLASIGRLAAGVAHEIGNPVTGIACLAQNLREEREGDAEISETCAQIIEQTKRITRIVQSLMSFAHAGGRQQASEPVCLADVAREAIGLLSLNRDYDVHYFNLCDPQHWVEGDPQRLAQVLINLLSNARDASPPGGAIRVRSEAGADSVELMVEDEGPGIPQSIVERLFEPFFTTKDPGKGTGLGLALVYSIVEEHYGQITIDSPADPERQRGTRIRISLPRYGGPLAADTP
- the dksA gene encoding RNA polymerase-binding protein DksA translates to MPTNTQDKSTQIRSFEPYQETPGEEYMGDKMRAHFVGILNGWKKQLMEEVDRTVHHMQDEAANFPDPADRASQEEEFSLELRTRDRERKLIKKIDETLQLIEDNEYGWCDSCGVEIGIRRLEARPTATLCIDCKTLAEIKEKQLGS